Proteins encoded together in one Lysinibacillus sp. FSL K6-0232 window:
- a CDS encoding pilus assembly protein PilB, producing the protein MEKNYKAKMLLFPIIVTFITVLSIHFIEGLLESEQMYLRLAMLIMLFLAIYLFTAFLVVPINIYLSEKLGNRFVSFMLFNSIGFILIGCMDIWFLTLMDLKSLYLIFPLFSILTIPFLKRD; encoded by the coding sequence ATGGAAAAAAATTATAAAGCGAAGATGCTTTTGTTTCCGATAATAGTAACATTCATTACTGTGCTAAGTATTCATTTTATTGAAGGACTATTGGAGTCAGAGCAAATGTATTTAAGGCTAGCGATGTTAATAATGCTGTTTTTAGCCATCTATTTATTTACGGCTTTTTTAGTAGTTCCTATTAATATTTATCTTTCTGAAAAGCTTGGAAATAGGTTTGTTTCATTTATGCTGTTTAATAGTATAGGGTTCATTTTGATAGGTTGTATGGATATTTGGTTCTTAACGCTGATGGATTTAAAGTCTTTATATTTGATTTTTCCATTGTTCTCAATTTTAACGATTCCCTTTTTAAAAAGAGATTAG